One Cellulomonas sp. Y8 DNA segment encodes these proteins:
- a CDS encoding DUF3027 domain-containing protein, with the protein MATATQDAVLGGAVDLAREAALELAEHPQDVGEHLGWTVDADRLVSHRFACTAKGYRGWVWTVTLSRVPRARKATVCEAVLLPGDDAVLAPAWVPWDERLRPGDLGPGDVLPFRADDPRLEPGFTPTGDPEVDEVAIGELALARNRVLSPVGISEAAERWYRSKQGPASAGAVASAEPCMTCGFLVPLQGALGTVFGVCVNAWSPDDGKVVALEHGCGAHSETDVEPRPSEWPDVPVARELDVLPTAEVVGSGAVDAPAQDAPVAEVAEDEVATDDAAQDAPPAEDEPRS; encoded by the coding sequence ATGGCGACCGCGACCCAGGACGCCGTGCTCGGCGGCGCCGTCGACCTCGCCCGCGAGGCCGCCCTCGAGCTGGCCGAGCACCCCCAGGACGTCGGCGAGCACCTCGGCTGGACCGTGGACGCGGACCGGCTCGTCTCGCACCGGTTCGCCTGCACCGCCAAGGGCTACCGCGGCTGGGTGTGGACCGTGACGCTGTCCCGGGTGCCGCGCGCCCGGAAGGCGACCGTCTGCGAGGCCGTGCTGCTGCCCGGCGACGACGCCGTCCTCGCGCCCGCCTGGGTGCCGTGGGACGAGCGGCTGCGCCCGGGCGACCTCGGCCCCGGCGACGTGCTGCCGTTCCGCGCGGACGACCCGCGCCTGGAGCCCGGCTTCACCCCGACCGGGGACCCCGAGGTCGACGAGGTCGCGATCGGCGAGCTCGCGCTGGCCCGCAACCGGGTGCTGTCGCCCGTGGGGATCTCCGAGGCCGCCGAGCGCTGGTACCGCTCGAAGCAGGGCCCGGCGTCCGCCGGCGCCGTCGCGTCCGCCGAGCCGTGCATGACCTGCGGGTTCCTGGTGCCCCTGCAGGGCGCGCTGGGCACCGTGTTCGGCGTGTGCGTCAACGCGTGGTCCCCGGACGACGGCAAGGTCGTCGCGCTGGAGCACGGCTGCGGCGCGCACTCCGAGACCGACGTCGAGCCGCGGCCGTCCGAGTGGCCGGACGTGCCGGTCGCGCGGGAGCTGGACGTGCTGCCGACCGCCGAGGTCGTCGGGTCCGGGGCGGTCGACGCGCCGGCGCAGGACGCGCCGGTCGCGGAGGTGGCCGAGGACGAGGTCGCGACCGACGACGCGGCGCAGGACGCGCCGCCCGCGGAGGACGAGCCCCGGTCGTGA
- a CDS encoding M20 family metallopeptidase yields MPLDHPALDALRADARALLPDTAALRHALHRTPEIGLDLPRTQALVLEALEPLGLEVRTGTGLSSVVAVLRGARPGPAVLLRADMDALPVTEETGEPFASEVPGAMHACGHDLHVAGLVAAARLLAARREEIAGSVVLMFQPGEEGDHGARLMIEEGVLDAAGERVVAAYGLHVLSAILPTGAITSRPGTLLAAADTVHVTVHGRGGHGSMPHLAQDPVPVAAEIVLALQAMVTRQFDVFDPVVVTVGRIEAGTTDNVIPAEARIEATVRTFSEAVHGVVPERIARVCEGVAAAHGLSVTVDYRRGYPVTSNRPEEVARLARLAAGLFGERSYVDAPQPLAGSEDFSYVLQEVPGTYLGVGATPADADPRTAPYNHSAQARFEDGALAVGPAVLAALALDRLAEG; encoded by the coding sequence ATGCCGCTCGACCACCCCGCCCTGGACGCCCTGCGCGCCGACGCCCGGGCGCTGCTGCCCGACACCGCCGCGCTCCGGCACGCCCTGCACCGCACCCCGGAGATCGGGCTCGACCTGCCCCGCACCCAGGCGCTCGTGCTCGAGGCGCTGGAGCCGCTCGGCCTGGAGGTCCGCACCGGCACCGGCCTGTCGTCGGTGGTGGCCGTGCTCCGCGGCGCGCGCCCCGGGCCGGCGGTGCTGCTGCGGGCCGACATGGACGCGCTGCCCGTGACCGAGGAGACCGGCGAGCCGTTCGCCAGCGAGGTGCCGGGCGCGATGCACGCCTGCGGCCACGACCTGCACGTCGCCGGCCTGGTCGCCGCCGCCCGTCTGCTGGCCGCCCGGCGCGAGGAGATCGCCGGCTCGGTCGTGCTGATGTTCCAGCCCGGCGAGGAGGGCGACCACGGCGCGCGCCTCATGATCGAGGAGGGCGTGCTCGACGCCGCGGGGGAGCGGGTCGTCGCGGCGTACGGCCTGCACGTGCTGTCCGCGATCCTGCCCACGGGGGCGATCACGAGCCGCCCCGGCACGCTGCTGGCCGCCGCGGACACCGTGCACGTCACGGTGCACGGGCGCGGCGGGCACGGGTCGATGCCGCACCTCGCGCAGGACCCGGTGCCGGTCGCCGCCGAGATCGTGCTCGCGCTGCAGGCGATGGTGACCCGGCAGTTCGACGTGTTCGACCCGGTCGTCGTCACCGTCGGCAGGATCGAGGCGGGCACGACCGACAACGTCATCCCCGCCGAGGCGCGGATCGAGGCCACGGTGCGCACGTTCTCCGAGGCGGTGCACGGCGTGGTGCCCGAGCGGATCGCGCGGGTGTGCGAGGGCGTCGCCGCCGCGCACGGGCTGTCCGTCACCGTCGACTACCGGCGGGGGTACCCGGTCACGTCGAACCGGCCGGAGGAGGTCGCGCGCCTGGCGCGGCTGGCGGCCGGGCTGTTCGGCGAGCGGTCCTACGTCGACGCGCCGCAGCCGCTCGCGGGCTCCGAGGACTTCTCCTACGTGCTGCAGGAGGTGCCCGGCACCTACCTGGGCGTCGGGGCGACGCCCGCCGACGCCGACCCGCGGACCGCGCCGTACAACCACTCCGCGCAGGCGCGGTTCGAGGACGGGGCGCTCGCGGTCGGGCCGGCGGTGCTCGCGGCGCTGGCGCTGGACCGGCTCGCGGAGGGCTGA
- a CDS encoding EAL and HDOD domain-containing protein: MSITAGHLPPATREVCVARQGIYDVLSRPIGHELLFRASPDALESGVRPGIDDNRATATVIVATLTEFGVEDLAGNGDLFVNVPRSFIVDELPVALDPHRVVLEVLEKVPADEEVVAGVERLRRLGFGIALDDFVPGDQRWDLLPLCDYVKVDMSDVGDRLAEFADELRAVAPHAALVAEHVEDEADFLAAQDAGFDLFQGYHFRRPTVLTRPALAHHAMVAGRLLVQLGDPQVSYRRLARLTAADPAIALKVFRVVNSVSGAGRTVRNLHQALVLLGRERFRAMLVLEVLATAGHHDDEIPLMALARTRAAEILAPQDPLEASTEALVRIVSELLDVPVSELDPELHRSQPSARVVAACDVLDAYLDAIAEEAVPSIRSPYSALHVSLVYLTALREARALLATVYQPVPRLQAVPGGVQDVAFG; this comes from the coding sequence ATGTCGATCACGGCGGGGCACCTGCCCCCGGCCACGCGCGAGGTGTGCGTCGCGCGCCAGGGCATCTACGACGTGCTGAGCCGGCCCATCGGGCACGAGCTGCTGTTCCGGGCCAGCCCGGACGCCCTCGAGTCCGGCGTCCGGCCCGGGATCGACGACAACCGCGCCACCGCGACCGTCATCGTCGCGACGCTCACGGAGTTCGGCGTCGAGGACCTGGCGGGCAACGGCGACCTGTTCGTCAACGTCCCTCGGTCGTTCATCGTCGACGAGCTGCCGGTGGCGCTCGACCCGCACCGCGTCGTGCTGGAGGTCCTGGAGAAGGTCCCGGCCGACGAGGAGGTGGTCGCGGGCGTCGAGCGGCTGCGCCGGCTCGGGTTCGGCATCGCGCTCGACGACTTCGTGCCCGGGGACCAGCGCTGGGACCTGCTCCCGCTGTGCGACTACGTCAAGGTCGACATGTCCGACGTCGGCGACCGGCTCGCCGAGTTCGCCGACGAGCTGCGCGCGGTCGCCCCGCACGCCGCGCTCGTGGCGGAGCACGTCGAGGACGAGGCCGACTTCCTCGCCGCCCAGGACGCGGGCTTCGACCTGTTCCAGGGCTACCACTTCCGCCGGCCGACCGTGCTGACCCGGCCCGCGCTCGCGCACCACGCGATGGTCGCGGGCCGGCTGCTCGTGCAGCTGGGCGACCCGCAGGTGTCCTACCGCCGGCTGGCCCGGCTCACCGCCGCCGACCCGGCGATCGCGCTCAAGGTGTTCCGGGTCGTGAACTCCGTGTCCGGCGCCGGGCGCACCGTGCGCAACCTGCACCAGGCGCTGGTGCTGCTCGGGCGCGAGCGGTTCCGCGCGATGCTCGTGCTCGAGGTGCTCGCCACCGCGGGCCACCACGACGACGAGATCCCGCTCATGGCCCTCGCCCGCACCCGCGCCGCCGAGATCCTCGCGCCGCAGGACCCGCTGGAGGCGTCCACCGAGGCGCTGGTCCGCATCGTGTCCGAGCTGCTCGACGTGCCCGTGTCCGAGCTCGACCCCGAGCTGCACCGGTCCCAGCCGAGCGCCCGCGTGGTCGCGGCGTGCGACGTGCTCGACGCGTACCTGGACGCCATCGCGGAGGAGGCGGTGCCGTCGATCCGGTCGCCGTACTCCGCGCTGCACGTGTCGCTCGTCTACCTGACCGCGCTGCGCGAGGCGCGGGCCCTGCTCGCGACCGTCTACCAGCCCGTGCCGCGGCTGCAGGCCGTGCCGGGCGGGGTCCAGGACGTGGCGTTCGGCTGA
- a CDS encoding cold-shock protein, translating into MPTGKVKWFDTDRGFGFIAADDGTEVFLHASALPAGIGTPKPGTRVDFGVADGRRGPQALAVKLLDPVPSVAAVQRKPADDMAVIVEDLIKVLDRVGNDLRRGRRPEKSRAEQVATLLRAVADDLEA; encoded by the coding sequence GTGCCCACCGGCAAGGTCAAGTGGTTCGACACCGATCGCGGCTTCGGCTTCATCGCCGCCGACGACGGCACCGAGGTGTTCCTGCACGCGTCCGCGCTGCCCGCGGGGATCGGCACGCCCAAGCCCGGCACCCGGGTGGACTTCGGCGTGGCCGACGGCCGCCGCGGCCCGCAGGCGCTCGCGGTCAAGCTGCTCGACCCGGTGCCCTCGGTCGCCGCGGTCCAGCGCAAGCCGGCCGACGACATGGCCGTCATCGTCGAGGACCTGATCAAGGTGCTCGACCGGGTCGGCAACGACCTGCGCCGCGGCCGCCGCCCGGAGAAGTCCCGCGCCGAGCAGGTCGCCACCCTGCTGCGCGCCGTCGCCGACGACCTCGAGGCCTGA
- a CDS encoding helicase-associated domain-containing protein — translation MATFSEHLRGRSDDELVRLLLRRPDLAHPSPATLASLAARATSRPSLERALAGVDAAVLQAVEAVVALLAGSSDPATGVRARDVVAAVGAGRPEAPAVRAALATATDLALVHPAGGRAADPLLRPAPGVAELLGSATAGLAAPAPHDPDPAAVPGLLADAPAAGRAVLDALTWGPPVGVRPASGPAAEAVTELVRAGLLVRADERHVVLPRTVALALRDGRTHRAPATPPAPEDLPRRDAALVEAEHAAGAERAVRLVAGLLRLWGQAPPPVLRAGGLGVRDLRRTASALEVTEQEAAFVVELAGVGALVRDDGEESPHHVPTTLADEWLALDLADRWARLASWWAATPRWPALVGTRDERGAVRPALGPELGRPWAPRLRHVVLGLLADAGPGAAPDAAAVRAGLAWRTPRSVPPLEAVAAVLREAGWLGVLGAGALPVAGRALLDPDTDPRPALAAGLGAALPPAVDDLLLQADLTGIVPGRPSQELEALLDASARVESRGGAVTVRFTPESVRDALDAGSTADDLLADLASHARGGVPQPLEYLVRDAARRHGRLRTGAASSYVRTEDPALLAGLAEDPRHADLGLVRLAPTVLAAQAPLHELLAALRAHGLAPVAETPDGQVLHAAPTVRRVAAARPRFAPEDGGRGAQPPAERAAALVGVLRRAEEARAAGGSTGGAGAVVRGAAAEVAGAAARAEADGSPTLRDRASGVAAATAAARADRPTTGTRGGPRPAAGTADPAEALGLLREAAAGHTEVWLDVVGSRGALERRRVLPVRVDGGRVRVVDTARDAEIVVAAHRVAAVTPVDAAGTEPAADDDAAADPRRTDTA, via the coding sequence ATGGCCACGTTCAGCGAGCACCTGCGCGGCAGGTCGGACGACGAGCTGGTGCGCCTGCTGCTGCGGCGCCCCGACCTCGCGCACCCGTCGCCCGCCACGCTCGCCTCCCTCGCCGCCCGCGCCACGAGCCGGCCGAGCCTCGAGCGCGCGCTCGCCGGGGTGGACGCGGCGGTGCTGCAGGCGGTCGAGGCCGTCGTCGCGCTGCTGGCGGGGTCGTCCGACCCGGCGACCGGGGTGCGCGCGCGCGACGTGGTGGCCGCGGTCGGCGCCGGACGCCCGGAGGCCCCCGCGGTCCGCGCGGCGCTGGCGACGGCCACCGACCTGGCCCTGGTGCACCCCGCGGGCGGGCGCGCCGCCGACCCGCTGCTGCGCCCGGCGCCCGGCGTCGCCGAGCTGCTCGGCTCCGCGACCGCGGGGCTGGCCGCCCCCGCGCCGCACGACCCCGACCCCGCCGCCGTCCCCGGGCTGCTCGCCGACGCCCCCGCCGCCGGCCGCGCCGTGCTGGACGCGCTGACCTGGGGGCCGCCCGTCGGCGTGCGCCCGGCGTCCGGGCCCGCGGCGGAGGCCGTCACGGAGCTGGTCCGCGCCGGGCTGCTGGTCCGGGCCGACGAGCGGCACGTCGTCCTCCCCCGCACGGTCGCCCTCGCGCTGCGCGACGGCCGCACGCACCGCGCCCCGGCCACGCCGCCCGCGCCGGAGGACCTGCCGCGCCGGGACGCCGCGCTGGTCGAGGCCGAGCACGCCGCGGGCGCGGAGCGCGCCGTCCGGCTGGTCGCGGGGCTGCTGCGGCTGTGGGGCCAGGCCCCGCCGCCCGTGCTGCGCGCCGGCGGGCTCGGCGTCCGCGACCTCCGGCGCACCGCGAGCGCCCTGGAGGTCACCGAGCAGGAGGCGGCGTTCGTCGTCGAGCTGGCCGGCGTGGGCGCCCTGGTCCGGGACGACGGCGAGGAGTCGCCGCACCACGTCCCGACCACGCTCGCCGACGAGTGGCTGGCGCTGGACCTCGCCGACCGGTGGGCGCGGCTCGCGTCCTGGTGGGCCGCCACCCCGCGGTGGCCCGCCCTGGTGGGTACCCGCGACGAGCGCGGCGCGGTGCGCCCCGCGCTCGGCCCCGAGCTCGGCCGGCCGTGGGCGCCGCGGCTGCGGCACGTGGTGCTGGGGCTGCTCGCCGACGCCGGGCCGGGCGCCGCGCCGGACGCCGCCGCGGTGCGCGCGGGCCTGGCCTGGCGCACGCCCCGGTCGGTGCCGCCGCTCGAGGCGGTCGCCGCGGTGCTGCGCGAGGCGGGCTGGCTCGGCGTGCTCGGCGCGGGCGCCCTGCCGGTCGCCGGCCGCGCGCTGCTGGACCCCGACACCGACCCCCGCCCCGCGCTGGCCGCCGGCCTCGGCGCCGCGCTCCCCCCCGCCGTCGACGACCTGCTGCTCCAGGCGGACCTCACGGGCATCGTCCCCGGCCGCCCGAGCCAGGAGCTCGAGGCGCTGCTCGACGCGTCCGCCCGGGTGGAGTCCCGCGGCGGCGCCGTCACCGTCCGGTTCACGCCCGAGTCGGTCCGGGACGCGCTGGACGCCGGTTCCACCGCCGACGACCTGCTCGCCGACCTCGCCTCGCACGCCCGCGGCGGGGTGCCGCAGCCGCTGGAGTACCTGGTCCGGGACGCGGCCCGCCGGCACGGCCGGCTGCGCACCGGCGCGGCGTCGTCCTACGTCCGCACCGAGGACCCCGCGCTGCTGGCCGGGCTCGCCGAGGACCCGCGGCACGCCGACCTCGGGCTGGTCCGGCTCGCGCCGACCGTGCTCGCCGCGCAGGCGCCGCTGCACGAGCTGCTCGCCGCGCTGCGGGCGCACGGGCTGGCGCCGGTCGCCGAGACGCCGGACGGCCAGGTGCTGCACGCCGCACCCACCGTGCGCCGGGTCGCGGCCGCGCGGCCGCGGTTCGCCCCGGAGGACGGCGGGCGCGGGGCGCAGCCGCCGGCCGAGCGGGCGGCGGCGCTCGTGGGCGTGCTGCGCCGGGCCGAGGAGGCGCGGGCCGCGGGCGGGTCGACGGGCGGCGCGGGAGCCGTGGTGCGCGGAGCGGCGGCGGAGGTCGCGGGGGCCGCGGCGCGGGCCGAGGCCGACGGCTCCCCCACGCTGCGCGACCGCGCCTCCGGCGTCGCCGCGGCCACCGCGGCCGCGCGCGCGGACCGCCCCACGACCGGGACCCGCGGCGGCCCGCGCCCCGCCGCGGGAACAGCCGACCCCGCCGAGGCGTTGGGGCTGCTGCGCGAGGCGGCCGCCGGGCACACCGAGGTGTGGCTCGACGTGGTCGGCTCGCGCGGCGCCCTGGAGCGGCGGCGGGTGCTGCCGGTCCGGGTCGACGGCGGACGGGTGCGCGTGGTGGACACCGCCCGGGACGCCGAGATCGTGGTCGCGGCCCACCGCGTCGCCGCGGTCACCCCGGTCGACGCGGCGGGTACCGAGCCGGCCGCCGACGACGACGCAGCAGCCGACCCCCGGAGGACGGACACCGCATGA
- a CDS encoding sacsin N-terminal ATP-binding-like domain-containing protein gives MTGDVFGTRALRERVLGTWRADPARLREDANTEEDHARGYYRDRVVVELAQNAADAAVRAGTPGRLLLRLTTAGAAEAGGDGPGVAGGGAAAPGGAVLVAANTGAPLDAAGVHSMAAMRASASRDWPGHDGAGAGGPGLVGRFGVGFAAVRAVSDDVRVLSTSGAVRFSLDDTRRDLALAAGDEPRLADEVARREGSLPALRLPREDEGRPPGGYDTAVVLALRDDAAVDAVRSMLAQVGDALLLALPGLTEVVVEDDLAGHRRRVADVDRRWRRLTVEGELDPALVADRPVEERSRRRWRVTWALPVRGDGPDDRTGAAGDLFAALTGAAGGEAAWARVLHAPTPTDDALDLPALLVATVPLDPTRRRAARGPATDALLDVAAEAYARLAAACAVDGDDALRLVPLGLPAGDLDAALRGRLVEALSRTPLLPPAHAAAPAGGAPADDVPDPDRGDDRAAPDDDRPAAPDAADLVEPHRAVALAGPHAPELTRALAPWFAGLVVLPEGRLAAARALGVEVREAAEYVEELPAASGLPPARWRALYAALAPAAGDPLAREALAALPVPLADGRVVRGARGLLLPVAGALDAAGPVAGALAVLGRWGVRLVHPAAAHEVLERLGAAPADPAALLAHPGVRQAVLDQADEDDVAVAEQVSDAVLALVHAAVADGSVAPDGEPVAPGRAVLGLLTLRAADDEPTPAHGLVLPGSRAERLLDPRVLAPVAADAVERWGADVLAAAGVRADLVPLLLTDVAAAPDDPYADDDADLVTEALDGWDAWIAEVAAVVGEGETLPEVLAVADLDATDPGAWPAVLARLAEPGPLRRALLDEVRGPAGRRAPGYTAWWLRHRSGLPLAARFAVDGAEPAVARLLPPPPAEVSGLDPAAQAALGGVTTLAAVPPGAWDALLRAAAPVGGRVDLDLAAAVWSAWAGLAAADADADALPDLDVLPALVAPDRVVLVHAEDAAVAPAPMWWQRTDVAAMVPVTGPADPEDLAELLGVPVAGDLADGVVDERDGDDAGTLSATPDAVRVLLPGAPDTWIEHEQLRVDGVPVDWWVDGSGPDAIVHATHLAGLARGLAQACGAWRLRHAAELALVEPARAAELAVEQVADDGGMMDGR, from the coding sequence GTGACCGGCGACGTCTTCGGCACGCGCGCGCTGCGCGAGCGGGTGCTGGGGACGTGGCGCGCCGACCCGGCGCGCCTGCGCGAGGACGCGAACACCGAGGAGGACCACGCCCGCGGCTACTACCGCGACCGGGTGGTGGTCGAGCTCGCGCAGAACGCCGCCGACGCCGCGGTGCGCGCGGGGACGCCGGGGCGGCTGCTGCTGCGGCTGACGACGGCGGGCGCCGCGGAGGCGGGCGGCGACGGCCCGGGCGTCGCCGGGGGCGGCGCGGCGGCGCCGGGTGGCGCGGTCCTGGTCGCGGCGAACACCGGCGCCCCGCTGGACGCCGCCGGCGTGCACTCGATGGCGGCCATGCGCGCCTCGGCGAGCCGGGACTGGCCCGGCCACGACGGCGCCGGGGCCGGCGGCCCGGGCCTGGTCGGCCGGTTCGGCGTCGGCTTCGCGGCCGTGCGGGCGGTGTCGGACGACGTCCGGGTGCTGTCCACGTCCGGCGCGGTGCGGTTCTCGCTCGACGACACCCGCCGGGACCTCGCGCTCGCCGCCGGGGACGAGCCGCGGCTGGCCGACGAGGTCGCCCGCCGCGAGGGGTCGCTGCCCGCGCTCCGGCTGCCCCGGGAGGACGAGGGACGCCCGCCGGGCGGGTACGACACCGCCGTGGTGCTCGCGCTGCGCGACGACGCGGCGGTGGACGCCGTGCGGTCGATGCTCGCCCAGGTCGGCGACGCGCTGCTGCTGGCGCTGCCGGGGCTGACGGAGGTGGTGGTCGAGGACGACCTCGCCGGCCACCGCCGCCGGGTCGCCGACGTCGACCGCCGCTGGCGGCGCCTCACCGTCGAGGGCGAGCTCGACCCCGCGCTGGTCGCGGACCGCCCCGTCGAGGAGCGGTCCCGCCGCCGCTGGCGCGTGACGTGGGCGCTGCCGGTCCGCGGCGACGGGCCCGACGACCGCACCGGGGCCGCCGGGGACCTGTTCGCCGCGCTCACCGGGGCTGCCGGCGGCGAGGCGGCCTGGGCGCGGGTGCTGCACGCGCCCACGCCCACCGACGACGCCCTCGACCTGCCGGCGCTGCTCGTCGCGACCGTCCCGCTCGACCCGACCCGGCGGCGCGCCGCCCGCGGCCCCGCGACCGACGCGCTGCTCGACGTCGCCGCCGAGGCGTACGCCCGGCTCGCCGCCGCGTGCGCCGTCGACGGCGACGACGCCCTGCGGCTGGTCCCGCTCGGGCTGCCGGCGGGCGACCTGGACGCCGCGCTGCGGGGGCGGCTGGTCGAGGCGCTGTCCCGCACGCCGCTGCTGCCGCCCGCGCACGCCGCCGCCCCCGCCGGAGGCGCCCCGGCCGACGACGTGCCGGACCCCGACCGCGGGGACGACCGAGCGGCCCCGGACGACGACCGCCCTGCCGCGCCGGACGCCGCCGACCTCGTCGAGCCGCACCGCGCCGTCGCGCTCGCCGGCCCGCACGCGCCCGAGCTGACCCGCGCCCTCGCCCCGTGGTTCGCCGGCCTCGTCGTGCTGCCCGAGGGCCGCCTCGCCGCGGCCCGCGCCCTGGGCGTCGAGGTCCGGGAGGCCGCCGAGTACGTCGAGGAGCTGCCCGCCGCCTCCGGCCTGCCGCCCGCGCGGTGGCGCGCCCTGTACGCCGCGCTCGCCCCGGCCGCGGGCGACCCGCTCGCGCGCGAGGCCCTCGCGGCGCTGCCGGTCCCGCTGGCCGACGGCCGGGTGGTCCGGGGCGCCCGTGGCCTGCTGCTCCCGGTGGCGGGGGCGCTCGACGCCGCGGGCCCGGTGGCCGGCGCGCTGGCAGTCCTCGGCCGGTGGGGCGTGCGCCTGGTGCACCCGGCCGCCGCCCACGAGGTGCTGGAGCGGCTCGGTGCGGCGCCCGCCGACCCCGCGGCGCTGCTCGCGCACCCCGGCGTGCGGCAGGCCGTGCTCGACCAGGCCGACGAGGACGACGTCGCCGTGGCGGAGCAGGTCAGCGACGCGGTGCTCGCGCTGGTGCACGCGGCCGTGGCGGACGGGTCGGTCGCGCCGGACGGCGAGCCGGTCGCGCCCGGGCGGGCCGTCCTCGGGCTGCTCACCCTGCGCGCGGCGGACGACGAGCCGACGCCCGCGCACGGCCTGGTGCTGCCGGGCTCGCGCGCCGAGCGGCTGCTCGACCCGCGCGTGCTGGCCCCGGTCGCCGCGGACGCCGTCGAGCGGTGGGGCGCCGACGTCCTCGCCGCCGCGGGCGTCCGCGCGGACCTGGTGCCGCTGCTGCTCACCGACGTCGCGGCGGCGCCGGACGACCCGTACGCAGACGACGACGCCGACCTGGTCACCGAGGCCCTGGACGGCTGGGACGCCTGGATCGCCGAGGTCGCCGCGGTCGTCGGGGAGGGGGAGACGCTGCCCGAGGTCCTGGCGGTCGCCGACCTCGACGCCACGGACCCGGGCGCCTGGCCCGCCGTGCTCGCCCGGCTCGCCGAGCCCGGGCCGCTGCGCCGCGCGCTGCTCGACGAGGTGCGCGGCCCCGCCGGGCGCCGCGCCCCCGGGTACACCGCGTGGTGGCTGCGGCACCGGTCCGGGCTGCCGCTGGCGGCGCGGTTCGCGGTCGACGGGGCGGAGCCCGCGGTCGCCCGGCTGCTGCCGCCGCCGCCCGCGGAGGTCTCCGGGCTCGACCCCGCCGCGCAGGCGGCGCTGGGCGGTGTCACGACCCTGGCCGCGGTCCCGCCGGGCGCATGGGACGCGCTGCTGCGGGCCGCCGCGCCGGTGGGCGGGCGCGTCGACCTCGACCTCGCCGCGGCGGTGTGGTCCGCCTGGGCCGGGCTCGCGGCCGCGGACGCCGACGCGGACGCGCTGCCCGACCTCGACGTGCTGCCCGCCCTCGTCGCGCCCGACCGGGTCGTCCTGGTGCACGCGGAGGACGCCGCCGTCGCCCCGGCGCCGATGTGGTGGCAGCGCACCGACGTCGCCGCGATGGTGCCGGTGACCGGTCCGGCGGACCCGGAGGACCTGGCCGAGCTGCTCGGCGTCCCCGTGGCGGGCGACCTCGCGGACGGCGTCGTCGACGAGCGGGACGGCGACGACGCCGGCACCCTGTCCGCGACCCCCGACGCGGTGCGGGTGCTGCTGCCCGGGGCGCCGGACACCTGGATCGAGCACGAGCAGCTGCGGGTGGACGGCGTCCCGGTCGACTGGTGGGTGGACGGCTCCGGGCCGGACGCGATCGTGCACGCCACCCACCTGGCCGGCCTCGCGCGCGGGCTGGCGCAGGCGTGCGGCGCGTGGCGGCTCCGGCACGCCGCCGAGCTCGCCCTGGTGGAGCCGGCGCGGGCCGCCGAGCTCGCCGTGGAGCAGGTCGCCGACGACGGGGGCATGATGGACGGCCGATGA
- a CDS encoding MFS transporter has translation MARVRRARVVVASTAGIFVESLDWTMYALLAPYFAGQVFPGDDPVTRVLGAYVVFAVGFVVRPLGSYVMGRITDTKGRRTGLLASVSLIALGAAVIAAAPTYAVAGWWAAVVVVLARMLQGIAMGGEVATAATYVVEVAPPERRHRYGAFAYSGDALGTLGGTVVLAVLLGVLGPDGLRDGGWRIAFVIAALCGLLALWIRRGVPESEVFERARDAGVEPTGPLLRRHAGRMALAFMLTIGSTMGVYFGSVYLPEFAGHTGRYTETQAASQHTVALICLLVAMIASGFLADRFGPLVLIRTGFTAAAVLVVPLMLGLAAGAVPYLVAAPLFTICVGLQLGVTPVAGARLFPVPIRAVALGVPAGAAIALFGGTFLFVAEWLISRDALRLVPVWAAAGLTVSAVGSWLVGERLLYPVETLAGTRAEPSPAPRPAGPAAPHPTEV, from the coding sequence ATGGCACGGGTGCGCAGGGCACGGGTCGTGGTGGCGAGCACCGCGGGGATCTTCGTCGAGTCGCTGGACTGGACCATGTACGCGCTGCTCGCGCCGTACTTCGCGGGGCAGGTGTTCCCGGGCGACGACCCGGTGACCCGGGTGCTCGGCGCGTACGTCGTGTTCGCGGTCGGCTTCGTGGTCCGGCCGCTGGGGTCGTACGTCATGGGCCGGATCACGGACACGAAGGGCCGGCGCACCGGCCTGCTGGCGTCGGTGTCGCTGATCGCCCTGGGTGCCGCGGTCATCGCCGCCGCCCCGACCTACGCCGTCGCCGGCTGGTGGGCCGCGGTCGTGGTCGTGCTCGCCCGGATGCTGCAGGGCATCGCGATGGGCGGCGAGGTCGCCACGGCGGCGACCTACGTCGTCGAGGTCGCCCCGCCGGAGCGCCGGCACCGGTACGGCGCGTTCGCGTACTCCGGCGACGCGCTCGGCACGCTCGGCGGCACGGTGGTGCTCGCGGTGCTGCTCGGCGTGCTCGGCCCGGACGGGCTGCGCGACGGCGGCTGGCGGATCGCGTTCGTGATCGCCGCCCTGTGCGGGCTGCTGGCGCTGTGGATCCGGCGCGGGGTGCCGGAGTCGGAGGTGTTCGAGCGGGCGCGGGACGCCGGGGTCGAGCCCACCGGCCCGCTGCTCCGCCGGCACGCGGGGCGGATGGCGCTCGCGTTCATGCTCACCATCGGGTCCACGATGGGCGTCTACTTCGGGTCGGTGTACCTGCCGGAGTTCGCCGGGCACACCGGGCGGTACACCGAGACCCAGGCGGCGTCGCAGCACACCGTGGCGCTGATCTGCCTGCTGGTCGCGATGATCGCCTCCGGGTTCCTCGCCGACCGGTTCGGGCCGCTGGTGCTGATCCGCACCGGGTTCACCGCCGCGGCCGTGCTGGTCGTCCCGCTGATGCTCGGGCTGGCGGCCGGCGCCGTGCCGTACCTGGTGGCCGCGCCGCTGTTCACGATCTGCGTCGGCCTGCAGCTCGGCGTCACCCCCGTCGCCGGTGCGCGGCTGTTCCCGGTGCCGATCCGGGCCGTCGCGCTGGGCGTCCCCGCGGGCGCCGCCATCGCGCTGTTCGGCGGTACGTTCCTGTTCGTGGCCGAGTGGCTGATCTCCCGCGACGCGCTGCGCCTGGTCCCGGTGTGGGCCGCGGCGGGGCTGACGGTGTCCGCCGTCGGCTCGTGGCTGGTGGGCGAGCGGCTGCTCTACCCCGTCGAGACGCTCGCGGGGACCCGGGCCGAGCCGTCCCCGGCGCCGCGCCCCGCCGGCCCGGCAGCACCGCACCCCACGGAGGTCTGA